Below is a genomic region from Schistocerca americana isolate TAMUIC-IGC-003095 chromosome 1, iqSchAmer2.1, whole genome shotgun sequence.
CACTGGATGGCTTGGAACGTCAAAATATTCCATGATTTATTTCATATGAGGAGATTCACACAAACTGTCAATGGAACGTAATGTAACTGTCAGGGTTTCTCCATAGGAATTTTGATGTCGACATCATATGCTAGTAAAAACTAACCTACTCTCACCACTGATGTCATAGTACCAGGTTTtatgttcttgaaacttggtaATAATTACTTTATTACTTACTTTGGTTTTGTGGCATTGCGAATGTTGGAGAACTTTATGTATTTTTCCTTAAGGTGTTGGCACATGGACCAtgcattcaagcattgaatatgcAGAGTTTCTGATCCCATAGTATGGAAAACGCACTTCGTGGAGTGTTTCCGaacatgcagagcaatatctagcatgtcagatattcttgATCTACATTTGAAAGTAGGCCAATGAGATGGAAGAAAGCCACTTCTATCACAGGCATGCCATATCTCTTTGCTACAAAGTCCCAAGATGCCATATAGGTTTTCAGTTGAAATCACTTGTGAATATATGTGCTTTTTAAACACCACTAAATTGAGGATCTCTCAAAACCCCGTTGTTAATTGTGTGATGTGCTGTAATAGAAAGATGTGAAATGTCATATTGGCAGCTAAAGACTTACTGTAACTTGCTTATTATGAAAATTTGCCGTGTCATGGCAATTGCACATTGAGAATCCACCAAAAATTCATTGTatgtggtacaatttgttataattaaatgtcaggtaATAACATACCTATGATTAAAGCTTTCAGCAGGTGATAAGAGGCAAAATATGGTGGTAAATCAGTCATGGTCAGTTATAGCGCAATGATGAGTAGTCATAGAATTGTTCCTGGATTGTCTCTCACTGGgtccaaacattttttttttttactaacattCGCATTTTCTCGCAGGTTCTGATACTTTTGCATTAGTTTAACAACAGTATACACTATAATATTCGATTTTATGTAAATACAGTAAGACTTGCTCAAATCGGCACGTGTATAATTCAGAAGTCTGCCCAAACCGTACAAGTATTTCAGTTCTGACACTTTCAGTGCACTTTTATATGCTGACCTTTTTTGTATAAAGCGGAATGTTCCTAATGTGGGAACGGAAagcaaatcttagaacatactAAATAATTCATTGTATAATGTGGAAAAGAGCCCATGCAGTACTACTATATTATGGCTCATTAGTTATTCATGACTCTACAAGAATGTTACTTTTAAAGCCTTTGTTAAGTGGGGCAAAACCATGAAAATAGATCCAGCGCAGCGTGACGCTGCTGGTGTGGATCTAAAACCATGCTGCTCTGCGCAACAATGTATAAGTTAAACGCAGGAAACGGTTCATTCGTCAGCACTCTGTCAGCTTTCTCATTTTCCTCATTATTGATGCACGCCGGCACTTACAGGAACATTGTTGCACATCTACCAAAGCTCTGCTGCAATGTGCGCAGTAAAAGAGGTGGGTATTGTGCTGTTAAATAATGGTTTTACCCAGCAAGGTCATTATTTTCTGCTAGTTTCAGCACTTTAAGAGATATGTTAACTTGATGTCAAATGAACTATATGTGTCGTTAACACTTAATGAAAAGATTAATGTAATCAAGGCAAGTTAGAAAGACAAACTATCTGTGCACGAAATTATGTTGCATTTCAAATGCGGTAAAACACAAATGTATGAGACTTCAAGAAACGAGGAAAAGATTTGGGACGAATGGATGAAAGGGAACGGGCAGATGAAAATAAAGGCGAAGAAGAccagaaatgaaaaagaaattaacgAAATAGTGTGGAATGGTTCATAAGTGCACAGGCAAGAAACTTACCTTTATCTAAATCCATGTTGCTGAATAAGTCTCTGAAAGTCACGAAAGAGCTTGGAATTATAGAGTTTAAGGCATTCGCAGGATGGCTGGACAGGTTCAAAGCTACACACACAGTCATGTGGAATGAAGGGTGTGGAGAAGCTAAGGATGTGCAGGAAATTGTAGCAAgagaatggaagacaatactgtccCAACTTAATTGCGAATTATCACCTGAAAGGGGTGTTCAATGCCGATGAAACAGGACTGTTATTGCACGCTGCCTTCAAAATTGCGAGCAATTCGAAGTGAAGTTCACCAGCAGATAAATTTTCAAGGAAAGATTCACTGTGctgctgtgtggaaacatgttaggtgaaatggagaagccaTTGGTGATGGGAAAGGCGGCACAAACCAtgttgtttcaaaaacatagtcaaCAGTAAGCTTTCAGTCACATGGCGAAGCAATAAAAAGGCGTGGATGGTGAGTAGTCGTATGAAAGAATATCTAAGCTCTTtcaatgccaaaatgaaaaaaggaaatcgtCAAGTTCTGCTTTTCCTAAACAATGCAACCTGCCACCCGAAAGTAACATTATCAAATGTGCAATTGGCTTAGTTCCCTCCAGGTTCAACCAGTCTCTCACTACCATTTGTTCATGAATCTGCTCGTACAAATCATTTGATGGTGATATTTGTATCGAATGCTCCTAATGGTATTTCATGGGCATATCCATGTTACCTTTGTAATATATTAAGTGAATactttggattaaaggagaccactcaccgaatAGCAGAAGCACTAAGTTTTTGACAAGCACATAGGTGCTGCCCCCCACCCCGTTCACCAGCTGAACTGCAATCCTTggccccccccccgccaccacctgTTTTACGACCCAACACTTCGGCACTCTACAGATTTCTTTTAACAGATTTGATGATGGCAAAAGTCTGAAATTAATAAAATGCAAATATGATCAGTGATTCATATACAGACTTTGTGTTCAATAACAAATATGTTAAATCACTTTCCAGTGATGAAATAGTGTAAATTCTGCCAAAATGAGCCTCAGTTTTTATGAAATCCGTGTTATGACTCTAATTAGTCTTCAAAATATCCTGCAGTGCACAAATTTTGTTCAAAGTAAAAATAATGATAGGGAAATGTCACTTCACTATAATGCTCACTGTTTGTAAGTGTTACTAATCATTTCTTTCCAATAAACAAAACTCATTCAGTATTcatttattgtgtttcatttaATAAGTCATAATTAGTAGCAGTAGAAACAGGCAGTTCCgaatgtacaaaagccaagaatcACACGACATACAAAACCATACAAATTTACATAACACTGTTGAAATAAATTATCTACAATTATTTTGCCAGGCAAATAAATTTTTTTGCCTAAAAGGTAACGAAAGTAGTTAAACTTGCAAAAGCTAATCAACATTGTCAGTTAAATTGTAAACTTTTCTCTGGTGTACCAAAATTAAAGATTTGCTGTCTGCCTCTTTCATAAATCTAAACTGCAACTATAAAACAGTgccaaatccaggatggaatgtaacagtatgatAAGGAAAGTTGCCGCTCACcagatagcggagatgctgagttgcagataggcacaacaaacggactcacacaattaaagcttttggccattaaggcattcgtcaaaacacacacacacacacacacacacacacacacacacacacacacactctcaatgtgcactgcagtttgtgtgtgtgtgtgtgtgtgtgtgtgtgtgtgtgtgtgtgtgtgtgtgtgtgttgacgaatgccttaatggccgaaagctttaattgtgagtgtctttttgttgtgcctatctgcaactcggcatcttgctaaactgcaatttttttttttcatttaggtgGCACTACATTATTACAATGATGGGAATGGGGTACTACTGTCAGTAGTGATTACGAGGGATAAATATTAACACTGACAAAATTTGAAGCTGTAGATCTTTGTTCAGGAAGTGTACTGAATGAAACTCTAATATCATGGAAAACAATTACACGTGCTTTATTAATATCACGAGTACGACGGAAACACATTTAATACTCTTGAAACTCTTctcaaataataattattgtagtgTGGCCCGTACTATTGctcataaactaaactaaactcctcctgaacagcccatgaaggcccaacggtacagagtggccgccgtgtcatcctcagcccaaaggctTCACTGGATGCTGttttggaggggcgtgtggtcagcacaccgctctcccggccatatatGTTAGTTCAcaagactggagccactacttctcaatcgagtagctcctcagtttgcctcacaagggctgaatgtacCCCGCGTGCCAACAGCACTTaggcggaccggatggtcacccatcaaagtgctagtgcatcctgacagcacttaacttcagtgatctgacaggaaccagtgttaccattgtGGCAGGACCATTGGCATACTATTGctcataatttttataatttcttgccCAACATTTTATTACCACAAAGTTCATAGACTTGAGGTTTGCATGTGCTTTCATCATTACCCATGTCTGGTCTTTCTCACTGTCAGCTTCAAACTCCTTTGTCTGCACTCCCACGTACCAATGATGTTAGTGCCATGCGAAGCTTATCTCTGAATAGAAACTGTTGTTTTACATAGCATAAATCCTGATTTTTGCCAATGTGTCTACTAAATttctttaaaacaatattttttatttgcaataaatttacattacaaaatttcaaataattatatTGACAATAGATTGACAGAACATGTGCATTTATAATctgaaattattataaaaaaatgtgaAGATGAAAGGTTAAAAATATGAGGTACTGTGTTGCAGTGTTTAAAGCTGGAGTAGAACAACACAAGGTAATATTAGGTTGTGTGGGGTGGCATTCAGGTGAAATGCTGTGGAACAGGAGCAAGCAGGGACTAGTGGTGTTTAAACTGAGAGAGATTGAGGGAGTGAAGGAATATTCCAGGGAGATTtctcatctgtgcagttcagaaatgcCATTGTTGGGAGGAGAATCCAGGTGATGATGGTCTTGAAGTGGGTTTTGAAGTCAGACAGTTTACATTGAGCTGCATGTACAGCAACTCTGTAGTTAGTGTCCCTTCAAGCTTTTGTCTGAAACTGAAATTGTAATTTGTGCGGAATTGTCCAACTCACGCTAGTTCATTCTTAAGTCGAGAGAGGCATAACTTATTGTCTGTGTCATCACTATTGTGTGTGAACTCAGGATTAAATCTATCAGTATTATCAAAGTTCCCATAAAGCCAACTGGAATTTGACATATAAGACGTTTGTTAGATAAAtctcagaagaatattgaaaatatacaaaaaaacttctcattttgtgtaattttttagtcttattatgTGAGATATAAATGAAGATTTTCACTACAACATTATTTATTACAATGGGACAAGTTCCAGGACTTTGGTGAAGTAAATCGTCAGCTTACAAATCTAAATGTCAGCGTTGAGTACACAGCCAGTCCTCTGTTAATTTCTGTCATTACTGTTTCTTTCCTCTCTGTTAACGATTTGtgtatgtattgtattgcattACATTTTGGAATCTACGTTAAATTGTAGGACCTCCTATAACTAGTTGTGTAACTCAGTCCAAATGTTGTAGGGAGGTAAGCCAGGACCACATGCAGACAACTTTACAGTAGCTTATGGGATACATTAGCTTCTGTATGGTCTTTTAAACTGCAGTTCAATAAATGTTCTTGTAAAAGAGACCATGCAAAAGGGAGGGGTAATATTTCTTGAGCATATGTTCTTAATTTCATTGATCTTGTTTAGTCGTGTAGTTTGtgttgtaatattttctttatttttgtgaaaGCTTACATATTTTATCTTCTTTACAGGCCAGTGTTATACTTGCCTTCACCTGACCAGTACACTATTGCAGTTAGATGCTGCCCTGTGTTATTTCAGCTTCATGAAGGAGATTCTGTTTTTGCACTCCCGTACAGGATAGTAATAGCAGTTGCAACACAGAGTTCTGTGATGCTTTATGATACGCAGCAGGCTGAACCATTTGCTCTCATTTCCAATATACATTATACAAGACTTACAGATGTATCATGGTAAGATATCAAAGTTTGAAGTATAACCAACTATTAATACATTAAACAGAAAGAACTAGCATGCTATAATGAATACTCTCAAAGTACGTTGTCATGTCTGCATATAGTAACCTCTGAAAAATTGTTCGAAATGTTCtgctaaataatataaaaaaaaatattcagtctGTCCTTATactcatataattttattttttatgctttaGGTCAGAAGACGGTCAAATTCTCGTTGTATCAAGCACTGATGGTTATTGTTCTGTTATAACATTTACACCTGGGGAGCTTGGTGAAGTTTATCGACCAAGTGAAGCAAAAAGTAGTGACTGTGATGGTACTGATAAACAGAATAGTGCAACTGAAAAGACTGGTGAGAACAGTAGTGAGCTTTCAAGTGTTCAGAAGGGAAAAGAAAGTTGTAAAATAGAGGAGCCTACAGAAAGAAGGCAAGGTACCACAGCGACGTCAAACAGAAGTGCCGATGGTAAGAGTGTCGAGTGTCAAGCTGGTGATAGTTCAAAAACATTGAAGGCTGAGTGTAAAACTGTGTCAAAAGAAAACAGTTCCAGTAATTCTGAACTTCTCTGTGACACACACGGAGAGTCTAATGTAAGTGCTGATGCGAGTGTGCTCTGTAATAGAACAAAGGAACCCAGTACTTTGAGGGAGGGCAAAGTTCAAGGTAAGGAAGTGGAATCCAGTTGCATGGAGGTTGACACTAACCAAACAAACACCATTtcagagaaagaaaataaatatgctTCACAAAGTGACGCTGACCATAGTGATTCCAGTAAAAATGATCGAGCGTGCAGCACAGTTGAGAGTGCAGTAATACATGAAGTAAAAAATGAATCTGGAAGTTCGACAGAGAAAATGTGTGTTGTGGACAATGAACGAACTGAAAAAAGTGATGAGGGTACAGCTGAAAAAAGTGTCACCCAAAAGAAGAAAGAGCAGCTAGAAGATGGGAAAACAGAAGCACTTCAGGCTCATTCTCCACCACCCCCTGCTACTACCCCATGCAATTTAACTCCAGGCAATGATCAGAACAGACGTACACCTAGGCGGGTCCAGCTCATCACTCTGTCAAGCCCTAAGATAAGGAAGAAGCTTATACAGTAACATAAGGTGCAGAAACTGATTGTGTGTTAATGCTCTGCTTTTTATTCTCTAGTTATTTGTGTGGTGCAGAAATTGTATATTTAATAAAACCATTCTATTTATCATGGTTAAACTTGTTTGAAGATAGAAAAGGCATCTATATAGCAGATAGATCATCGACATACACATGGTAGAAACACAAATTCGTGAAAGTGAAGGTTTCTTTCTCTTCTTGTATATCCTTTTTGCCTTCATCAGCTGGAGAGGCACCCTCTGGAAATTCTGTTGTCTTCTACCtttgtgtgtgtgtcagtcttTTGCTACCTGCTAGGTATAATTTTCTCAGACTTTTATGCAACTGTTTTATGTTGGACTTTCCTACCTTGTATAAATACCTTTTGTAATAGTTATTACAATATATTATTTAGAAGTGACTATACTATATAATCATGGCTACTGTTCACTGCAATACTGCATTGTCCTTAGTTGAAAAGATATAAATGTAATTTATCGTTTCTTATAGTGTGAGAATGTGCCATTATTATAtcttaacattttgaaaatatctggctttcctttaatttaattatttcatttgatGGAAAGGAATGaatcaaatgatgtatttatttagCTTCAGTATTAAGACTCTTCTAACTGTAACACACCTTGATATGCTGTGCTTAAAATACATCAGCTGTTGAGAGAACTTAGAGTTTACTTAGCCAGAAATAAAGTGTTCAACAtttcttaaaaatatattttattaatggCAGATTTTGTAACTAAAGACATTGATTGAAGATGTTAATAATTTTATAAGAGAAATGTATAAACAAATGCTTCTTATGGAGCATCCACTTACAAAGACAGAAATTTTTAGAAATAGGCAATAAAAATGTcgcaaaaaatataaaacaatatttGGAGTCAGGGTGTTCTTTTTTCATCAGATATGTACGTTTAGTGACCACTGTTAACCCTTCTGCTAAAGGCTACAGGCATATACATATGACGTATGCCCAGCAGGCAGAAGGTCTGACGGTTAAGGGCATTCTTGTACATCTGGGCACTGGAGGAGATAAACATGCACAATAGAATTGCGACTCACTGTTGTCTGGATTCCAGCATTGCTGCCAATACAGTCATTGCCTGCTCTTTGTAACGTCGGAAAATGCTATAGCATTCATGGCTCCTGGTTCCTTTCTTATTAAGATTCATTATATTAGATACAATTTGATTTCTTAACCTATACAAAgcaaataaaaaacatatataaCCTGAAAGGGAATAATTATCCTAATGAACTGACGGACAAAGGCAACAAGAGCCAGTATCTTAGGGCGACAAAAACCATCACGTCCTAGAGGAATACAGGGGAAAACTATTGAACATCATTTCTTACCAAGTACTCTTTAAAACAGTTTTTTAACCGACAGCAATGGAAGGTTCAACTAAAAAAATTAAGGTTTCACCCTTACAAAATCATTAAATATGGAACGCCAAAAGTGAAACAATTTAGATATTCTTTAAagtccttttttaaaaaattacaactcATCAAGccattaaatattaataatttacattGAAAGTCACTCTGAGGCACACTGTAACCTGAAAATCAGAATAAAGTAATAGAGCAGCCCCACATAAGGTCAGGGCATGAACCTGGAGATGGCACAACAGATGCCACACCCATAGTCATTACTCATTGGGACCTGCTGCCACCCCCCAGAAAGGGAAAGGCAGTGGACTACAACATATACAAAAATCTCTTTTAAGCAGTGAACATCTTAAGTAAAACTAAAGCTTTTGCCCCAACTCTAAAAGTAATCCAATAACAAATATTAAGATTATAGTGCCACTGAATCTTGATTTGTGGTGCTGGTTAAAGTTAACAGGTTCAAGCGAGATACTCTTTTAACCAGAATTGCTACTGATTAAGGATCAAAATTACTAGTATCTTAAATTCAAAACCAGTATCAGCACAATCTTAATGATGACAGAAGCAGCCTTAAACTAGCATCCACAGCCCAAGATGTACCAATTGCCTGTTATTAGCTTAATGATCAAATTGCAGGTTGTTATGAACTTCAGTTGTTCTCATGGAATTTTTTGTAGCACAGTTTACATAATATTTAACAGAGGCAAGCATCGTATAAAAAATTCCACTTTTATTGTAGAGGCTGTTGTAGTATCCCAAGGGGAATGAAAGAACTAACTAGCTGCAAGAAACAAGTTAGTGCCACTAAATAAAATGGATCTCTCTTTCTAAAGGCCAAGATGTGACTTAGAATTAGGCACAGGCCTGTAAGCCCTAAAATTAAATCACCAAAATAAGTCTCCACTTTAAATTggacaacaaaaaattttaaaaacatttactcaGAATGTAAGCCAATTTCCTCACGGGAGAGTCAAGAACATACTGAAAGACCTTTCAAAATAACATTAAATGAAAATTCAGCACAATATAAATTGAAAAACCAAGCAGGCCAGCACCAAGCTGCTTCAAACAGAACCAACAGCAGGCAGTGGAGACGGGTCTCTGAGAACATACAGATGTCACTCACATTAAACATAAGGAAGCAGAACCAGGCTCTTCCCTCAGCGTAAGAACATGAAGAAGGCATTGACTCATTGCCTGGCAAAATCCTCTGGTGAAGGCATTCCGGTCATCTTGTCCAGAGGGGGACACGACTGCTGAGCTTCACTGAATTGCGCCAAATTCTCCGGGAGGAACACGGGTATTGTGAGAACAAGTATAGCAATAGAAGGACTAGGCTATCCCAGCATAGCGTTTTGACAGCCACACTGTCCTGCACTGAGAACTCCAGCAGCCAACCCTCAGACTAGAAAAAAGCTGCACTGGCATTGCTGACAAATTACTCTGCAGGAAACCCTTATGTTCTACTGGACACATCATCCACCATAACTGCCCAGTTCTGACGGCCCTCTTCCTTTTTGCACAGCCCTCTTCACCTCTTCCTCCAGAGAGAAAACCAAAGACCCTGTAATCAGCAAACACCCTGCTCAATTTGCCGGGTGCGAGCTGTCGAACTCAGAATATGGCTCAGCCTCCTCCCGGTAAACTGAACTCATGGAGAGGGATgtcagtaagggaaacaaaaacaAATCAGGTGGTATTAGCATGTTTAACTTGACTTGTGTACCCTTCACACATGGTCGGATGCCTCGTCATTCACTCGCAACGTGACCAGATTGGGGACCTCCAGGATGTGCCACAGACCCACAAAACGTGGCATTAACTTACTGAAGACCTTGCCCCCTTTGTCACAACCTCCGAGGTTACAAAAATACGCCATCTCGCCTACACTGAAACTGGCATTCCAGCATCCACAGCTGTAATGTGTTGCTTTCCTTTTATGGGCCCTAATGTTTGCTTTTGTCCTCTGACAATTATGCTGAAGAACCTGGGGAATGTTTATGATCAGGATGCAAGTCTTGTTATTTCCCACAAATTGGACAGTGGTGAATGTACAGAGTGGGCGCACATTGAGGATGCCAGTACAGCTTGATGAGCTTCGTGCCTTACGGTATTAAAGGCAGCTTTGAGCCTTATGATATTAAAGGCTATCTTCAACCATGGCAGGGATCAGCCCCATTTCGATGTCACCTCCAAGTAATCAGTAATAAGAGCAActgtaatgttactgttaacccTTTCCGCAAAAGACGGTTGAAGGTAATAGATGGTGGTAGTTGCTTGATGAATGCTATACCAAAAGCAAAGCCTGTTGAATTCATGAGAAATAAAGGCTGAGACGTTATTACTGTTGAGAGTGAAGCAGACCAGAGAGAGAAATAATTTTACCAAGTAGTTTAGTACTGGCTCTTCCAGTACCCTCACTGCTCGACAGGGACCATACAAAAAATGAGAAGGCTTCCACTGCTGCTAAAATATAGCAGTTCAAGTCCATGGAAGGGCACTGAAATAATAAAAGT
It encodes:
- the LOC124551272 gene encoding chromatin assembly factor 1 subunit B isoform X1 → MCRMKCTIPEISWHNRDPVLSIDIQPGRNNDEGPYRLASGGTDSHVVIWYIHKKESGLAEIEFASDLQRHQRAVNVVRFSPTGELLASGDDEAVIIIWKQKTDQDAPELPSSENEGNREQWISLKTLRGHLEDIYDLSWSMDSASLISGSVDNSAIIWDVQKGKSLKLLKEHTGFVQGVSWDPKNKFVATMCSDRSCRIYNLNSKKVMYHINKAILPAPDGSELEGKTVRLFHDDTLKSFFRRLCFSPDGELLIVPSGFVEIPDTDKHFNATYIFTRCSLNRPVLYLPSPDQYTIAVRCCPVLFQLHEGDSVFALPYRIVIAVATQSSVMLYDTQQAEPFALISNIHYTRLTDVSWSEDGQILVVSSTDGYCSVITFTPGELGEVYRPSEAKSSDCDGTDKQNSATEKTGENSSELSSVQKGKESCKIEEPTERRQGTTATSNRSADGKSVECQAGDSSKTLKAECKTVSKENSSSNSELLCDTHGESNVSADASVLCNRTKEPSTLREGKVQGKEVESSCMEVDTNQTNTISEKENKYASQSDADHSDSSKNDRACSTVESAVIHEVKNESGSSTEKMCVVDNERTEKSDEGTAEKSVTQKKKEQLEDGKTEALQAHSPPPPATTPCNLTPGNDQNRRTPRRVQLITLSSPKIRKKLIQ
- the LOC124551272 gene encoding chromatin assembly factor 1 subunit B isoform X2 gives rise to the protein MKCTIPEISWHNRDPVLSIDIQPGRNNDEGPYRLASGGTDSHVVIWYIHKKESGLAEIEFASDLQRHQRAVNVVRFSPTGELLASGDDEAVIIIWKQKTDQDAPELPSSENEGNREQWISLKTLRGHLEDIYDLSWSMDSASLISGSVDNSAIIWDVQKGKSLKLLKEHTGFVQGVSWDPKNKFVATMCSDRSCRIYNLNSKKVMYHINKAILPAPDGSELEGKTVRLFHDDTLKSFFRRLCFSPDGELLIVPSGFVEIPDTDKHFNATYIFTRCSLNRPVLYLPSPDQYTIAVRCCPVLFQLHEGDSVFALPYRIVIAVATQSSVMLYDTQQAEPFALISNIHYTRLTDVSWSEDGQILVVSSTDGYCSVITFTPGELGEVYRPSEAKSSDCDGTDKQNSATEKTGENSSELSSVQKGKESCKIEEPTERRQGTTATSNRSADGKSVECQAGDSSKTLKAECKTVSKENSSSNSELLCDTHGESNVSADASVLCNRTKEPSTLREGKVQGKEVESSCMEVDTNQTNTISEKENKYASQSDADHSDSSKNDRACSTVESAVIHEVKNESGSSTEKMCVVDNERTEKSDEGTAEKSVTQKKKEQLEDGKTEALQAHSPPPPATTPCNLTPGNDQNRRTPRRVQLITLSSPKIRKKLIQ